The stretch of DNA TATGTATGTGATTTCGTTATGAAGATCAATCTTTTAGGATTCCCTTTTGTGCAAATGGATAATAATGACTTACAGGAGCTGATGTTCTGAGTAGTGACTGTGGAATTCACAAGTGCTGTTTCATTCATTGAAGCCATGGATTGCACATTGAGCTGTGTACACTGCAGTGGCGGCTAGCAAGGATGGTGAATACCGAAGCATTTCGTAGTCCACAAGGGCAAGCTCGATCAAGAACGACGCCAAGATCTCAAGCTGTTTCAAGTAAACAAAATAGTTGTAATTCATAATGTTTGATGAGTATATGTTAAATTACGTACAAGTCACTGATAGATTAACTGATTTACcttctttgtctcttcttgAGGTCTGcacatattcaaaaaaaatcttagatcttctctcttttctcagccaaaaacaaaatcaggtCTGCACATAAGTTAATGTAGTGAGATAAGCCTCTTCTCTTGTTAACAACGCAAGTATAAGCTTTTGAACCAACGAGATTCTGGTTAATCACACTCAATGCTCCTCTCCTGTTCTGTCTCTTCATCTCTATTCCGACTTTTCTGCTTCTCGTATCATAATCATCTgacaaaaaaaacccagaagaaaaaaatcagattttttttcatgtttttgaaaCCGTAGAATTCTGTGATTCTCTATCAAACTCGTTTTTACAAACTACCTTCAAGATGAATCTCTATAATGGGTTTGGCAACGAGATTACGATTATTCACTGGATTagccattcttttttttttttctcgatttgGATAGTGTTCCGTGGAGAAACACCTGGCAAACCAGTAAACTTAATCGCCATAATGATCAGATTAATTCCAATCTGCTACTCTCAAACAATAGACAAGACCGATGGAAACAAACAATTTATGCCTAAACTCATCTTCAATCATGGATAATTTCATTAATCCTAAGTTTAATCATCATGCCTATCACATAAATAAATTACGATACGAAGAACCgtaattttcaaaatcaaataccCAAATCTCTAAACAACTAATTCAtacaaacagaaatagaaacgtACCATGACAAAGACAATTGTATAAGTTTCGATTTGGTGAAGGAGACTCATCGTTTTCCATGAATTGACTGGCCGATTCGCTGACCACAGTCGACGTTGAAACTTGGCAACGGTGGAGATGATGTTAAAACGTCCGATCACCTCAGATAACCATAAGCTACTCCGATTGTCGTTCTGAT from Camelina sativa cultivar DH55 chromosome 9, Cs, whole genome shotgun sequence encodes:
- the LOC104711348 gene encoding cyclin-B2-2-like isoform X1, with the protein product MENDESPSPNRNLYNCLCHVYWFARCFSTEHYPNREKKKRMANPVNNRNLVAKPIIEIHLEDDYDTRSRKVGIEMKRQNRRGALSVINQNLTSRRDKEA
- the LOC104711348 gene encoding cyclin-B2-2-like isoform X2; amino-acid sequence: MENDESPSPNRNLYNCLCHVYWFARCFSTEHYPNREKKKRMANPVNNRNLVAKPIIEIHLEDDYDTRSRKVGIEMKRQNRRGALSVINQNLT